CGGAGCCCTAGCCGCCGCAGATCGGAAACCGACGCCCGTATCGGGAGAAGCGGGCGGCCCCGACACCGCAGCGCCTATCCTGGCCGCGTCGAGGCAGTGCACGCCGGCGACTGTCCGGGGGCTGTGAGGGCGCGTGAATCGAACCACACCGGGAGCTAGCCGCAGGCAGTTGCGCTCCGGCTGGTCTCCTGCGGTGACGGCAGACGAGCCGGCGGTTGCCGAACGCGGTCCACAGTCCGACGACGAAGCCCGGCCGAGATATACCGTGCGGGCGGCCGCACAGTTGCTGGGTGTGCCGACCGCGACCCTGCGCAGCTGGACCCGGCGCTACGGCATCGGTCCGGCCGAGCATCGACCGGGTGCCCATCGCCTTTACAGCGACAACGACCTTCAGACGTTGCGCCACATGCGAACGCTGATCGACCAAGGCGTCAGCCCCCGAAGTGCGGCGCGGACCGCGATGGCGTCGGCGACACCCGGCTATGCCGAGACGGCTCCGCTCTTGGCCGCCGCGTTCGGGCTCGACGCGATCAATGCTGCGCTGATCATCGAGCGTCATCTGCGCCACTACGGGGTGCTCGACACCTGGGACTTGCTGGTGCGGCCGGTCTTCGCGGTTATCGAAGGCCGCCAACGCGAGGGCGAGAAATGCATCGACATCGAACACATGCTGTCGTGGGCGGTTGCGCGCTCGTTCCAGAAGGTACCGATGCCGCCCACCTGGACGCCGACCTCGGTGATCTTGGCCTGCACCGCCGACGAAACCCATGCCCTGCCGCTGGAAGCACTTCGTGCCGCGTTGTGTGAGCGCGGCTGCGGGGTGTTGATGCTGGGGGCCGCGGTCCCCGTCGAGGCGGTGGTCGACGCGCTGGCGCGGGGCTCACAGCCGAGGGCGGTGGTGATCTGGTCGCAAACTGCCGACACCGCGGATGCGGCCATGATCAGGACGGTCGCCAAGGCGGCACCACAGGTGATGGCCGCGGGACCCGGGTGGGACTCCGTGCGCCTGCCACCGGCGACGGTGCGCCCAAAATCGCTTCGTGATGCGGTGCAAATACTGACCACGCGAATCAGCCAGGCTTCCC
This Mycobacterium xenopi DNA region includes the following protein-coding sequences:
- a CDS encoding MerR family transcriptional regulator; this encodes MTADEPAVAERGPQSDDEARPRYTVRAAAQLLGVPTATLRSWTRRYGIGPAEHRPGAHRLYSDNDLQTLRHMRTLIDQGVSPRSAARTAMASATPGYAETAPLLAAAFGLDAINAALIIERHLRHYGVLDTWDLLVRPVFAVIEGRQREGEKCIDIEHMLSWAVARSFQKVPMPPTWTPTSVILACTADETHALPLEALRAALCERGCGVLMLGAAVPVEAVVDALARGSQPRAVVIWSQTADTADAAMIRTVAKAAPQVMAAGPGWDSVRLPPATVRPKSLRDAVQILTTRISQASREG